The Candidatus Bathyarchaeia archaeon genome includes a window with the following:
- a CDS encoding AAA family ATPase, which yields MSCDDKIVIGITGMPAAGKSTAAEHLRAQSCAVVVMGDLIRMEAKRRGIEPTAQGLGKLMFQLREEGGPQVVARWAIEAVKREKEPVVVVDGIRSPDEVVAFRQAFPHFWLLAIDTPHMVRFRRTLGRGRSDDVGGIEAFLERERNEIEVGTPAAIQMADKIIEGESEELERNVKEFLKEVLRESSTQRRSKGLPHRRLRES from the coding sequence TTGAGTTGCGATGACAAAATCGTCATAGGTATTACAGGGATGCCCGCCGCTGGAAAGTCTACGGCGGCGGAACATCTAAGGGCCCAGTCCTGTGCAGTAGTAGTCATGGGGGATCTGATCAGAATGGAGGCGAAGCGGAGGGGGATCGAGCCTACAGCTCAAGGGTTAGGTAAGTTAATGTTCCAGTTGCGTGAGGAGGGGGGGCCTCAAGTTGTGGCACGGTGGGCAATAGAGGCTGTGAAAAGAGAGAAAGAGCCAGTGGTGGTGGTGGACGGCATCAGAAGCCCCGACGAGGTTGTGGCGTTCAGGCAGGCTTTCCCCCATTTTTGGTTGCTCGCCATCGACACACCTCACATGGTCAGGTTTAGGAGAACACTCGGACGTGGACGTAGCGATGATGTTGGAGGTATCGAAGCTTTCCTTGAGAGGGAGCGGAACGAGATAGAGGTGGGAACACCTGCAGCCATCCAAATGGCGGATAAAATCATTGAGGGGGAAAGTGAAGAATTGGAGCGTAATGTTAAGGAATTTCTAAAGGAGGTTCTACGTGAGAGTTCAACTCAGAGGCGCAGTAAGGGTTTACCCCACAGAAGATTGCGAGAAAGTTAG
- the thpR gene encoding RNA 2',3'-cyclic phosphodiesterase yields the protein MLERIRSFIAFDLSDEKLLDRLVELQRTLLDTGADLKLVERENLHLTLRFLGELPPDVTQAVTAVVQTVTFKPFTIHFRGLGVFPNFHHINVVWVGVREGAEEMQALFNQIEPKLRKLGLRPDQKGFSPHLTIARVKTGKNRERLVEVVQSLSDCEVGEVSSGPLKLKMSTLTSKGPQYSTICQKEPNVQDD from the coding sequence TTGCTGGAGCGAATAAGAAGTTTCATAGCCTTCGACCTCTCCGATGAGAAGCTACTCGACAGACTCGTTGAACTGCAGAGAACCCTTCTCGATACAGGAGCCGACCTCAAACTAGTGGAGAGAGAGAACCTCCACCTAACCCTCCGCTTCCTCGGCGAACTACCGCCTGACGTCACTCAAGCTGTCACTGCTGTGGTGCAAACAGTCACCTTCAAGCCGTTTACAATCCACTTTCGCGGTCTAGGAGTCTTCCCCAACTTCCATCACATAAACGTGGTCTGGGTAGGTGTCCGTGAAGGAGCTGAAGAGATGCAAGCCCTCTTCAACCAGATCGAGCCGAAGCTGCGGAAACTTGGCCTTCGCCCAGACCAAAAAGGCTTCAGCCCACACCTTACTATAGCTCGCGTAAAGACTGGGAAGAATAGGGAAAGACTGGTTGAGGTCGTCCAAAGCCTATCTGATTGTGAGGTGGGGGAAGTTTCAAGTGGACCGCTGAAGCTGAAGATGAGCACACTAACCTCAAAGGGCCCTCAATATTCAACCATCTGCCAGAAGGAGCCTAACGTCCAAGATGACTAA